In the genome of Bacillus thuringiensis, the window GCCCAAAAAGCAATGATGTTTTTACCGTTTCAGGCGATTAGTTATATTCCAAGTATGATTTTTTCTGAAGGTATACAGGGGAGTAAGTTGTATGAGGCTTTAGTATTTCAAGTGATTTGGGCAATTGTACTTATTATTCCAATTGTACTCATGTGGAGAACGGCGAGAAAACGTCTAATTGTACAAGGGGGATGATGAGATGCTATATATAAACTTATTTTTACAATATGCAAGTCAATATATAAAAACGAAATTGGAGTATCGAGGCGATTTTATCGTTGGTTTACTTTCTGATTTATCGCTTCAAGCAGTTAATTTAATATTTATTCTCGTTGTATTTGGGCATACACAAGCATTGAAGGGATGGAGTCGAGAAGAGGTAATCTTTATTTATGGGTTCTTTTTAGTACCATTTGCCATCTTTTCAGCTTTCTTTAATATATGGGATTTTAATGATCGATACATTATTAAAGGGGAGATGGATCGTGTATTAACGCGACCGATTCATAGCTTATTTCAAATTATATTAGAAAGAATGGAACTTGAATCTTTAATTGGAGCCGTTACAGGGATTGTTGTAATGGGATATGCAGCTGTGGAGTTACAATTATCTTTTTACTGGTATGATTTCTTCTTATTTATATTGATGGTAGGAGGAGGAGCGCTTGTATATGGAGGGATATTTGTTACGCTTGCGAGCCTTGGTTTTTGGTCGGATGCGAAAAGTTCAATTATGCCCCTTATGTATAACATAGGTAATTACGGGCGCTATCCTGTTAATATTTATAATCGTGTAATTCGTTTCATTTTAACGTTTGTTTTACCGTTTGCGTTTGTTGGAGTATATCCAGCAGCATACTTTTTAAGAAAAACAGAATGGAATAGTTATGCATTCGCGACGCCAATTGTTGGTGTTATCTGTTTTACGATTGCAATCAACCTCTGGAACCAAGGAGTAAAAAGGTACCGTGGCGCGGGTAATTAATTATAGAAGCTTGTTCGTTTCTAAGGGATAAATCAGTCCTCCACCTCATACATATAAAATGAGGTGGAGGACATGTTATGGGGATTTATTCTATTAATTGCAGCAATCGCTATTTTGAAAAGTATCCAATTATTATGGAGTTCATATTCAGATTCAACGCGTTTTTTTTCGCTGTATAATTTGGCCACATTATTTTTGATCTATACAACAGTACTGATCGCGTTTGGATTAAGTTACGTTGTATTAGAGGAAATGGGTTTCTCAGTTTTGAAAGAG includes:
- a CDS encoding ABC transporter permease codes for the protein MLYINLFLQYASQYIKTKLEYRGDFIVGLLSDLSLQAVNLIFILVVFGHTQALKGWSREEVIFIYGFFLVPFAIFSAFFNIWDFNDRYIIKGEMDRVLTRPIHSLFQIILERMELESLIGAVTGIVVMGYAAVELQLSFYWYDFFLFILMVGGGALVYGGIFVTLASLGFWSDAKSSIMPLMYNIGNYGRYPVNIYNRVIRFILTFVLPFAFVGVYPAAYFLRKTEWNSYAFATPIVGVICFTIAINLWNQGVKRYRGAGN
- a CDS encoding potassium channel family protein encodes the protein MLWGFILLIAAIAILKSIQLLWSSYSDSTRFFSLYNLATLFLIYTTVLIAFGLSYVVLEEMGFSVLKEDGESLNAHSFQLVEVCLYFSAVTLLSVGYGDISPIGIGRWIAIAEALIGYTLPFAFVMRSVIGNEK